The Montipora capricornis isolate CH-2021 chromosome 6, ASM3666992v2, whole genome shotgun sequence genome has a window encoding:
- the LOC138052077 gene encoding inactive C-alpha-formylglycine-generating enzyme 2-like isoform X2 encodes MTLGDLFLLIFLLVIKSLSSAASDDYNAAITLFGGKFRMGSSTADRKRGELPVRTESVKPFVIDKYPVTNENFRKFVRAMKFKTEAERFGWSFVFHTFVPNEVRTKITQSVPPGGPGTSIKEKMSYPAVHISYNDAKAYCEWMGKRLPTEAEWEFAVRGELIGKDYPWGSEYQKNRMNIWEGHFPDENTEEDGYVGVAPVDAFPAQNELGIHDMLGNAWEWVSDEFKEKGRERKYVLRGGSYIDTVDGKNNHKVTVTTRMGNTADAGCDNITFRCARTVSKDEL; translated from the exons ATGACGCTTGGCGATTTGTTCCTTCTAATTTTCTTACTGGTGATAAAAAGCCTTTCTTCCGCGGCCAGTGACGATTACAATGCGGCTATCACACTGTTTGGGGGCAAATTCCGCATGGGAAGCTCGACTGCAGATAGAAAGCGAGGGGAATTGCCCGTGAGGACTGAAAGCGTAAAACCATTCGTGATCGACAAATACCCAGTCACCAATGAAAACTTCCGGAAATTTGTTCGCGCCATGAAGTTTAAAACGGAAGCAGAGAGATTTGGATGGAGTTTTGTCTTTCATACCTTTGTGCCCAATGAAGTGAGGACGAAGATTACACAATCTGTTCCG ccAGGGGGTCCTGGTACATCCATAAAAGAGAAGATGTCATATCCTGCTGTGCACATCAGTTACAATGATGCTAAGGCTTATTGTGAATGGATGGGAAAGAGATTGCCTACAGAGGCAGAGTGGGAATTTGCTGTTAGAGGAGAATTAATAG GAAAGGATTATCCTTGGGGTTCTGAATACCAAAAGAATCGCATGAACATCTGGGAG GGTCATTTTCCAGATGAAAATACTGAAGAAGATGGTTATGTTGGAGTTGCTCCAGTGGATGCTTTCCCTGCACAAAATGAATTAG GAATACATGACATGTTAGGAAATGCCTGGGAGTGGGTCTCTGATGAATTTAAAGAGAAAGGAAGAGAGAGAAAGTATGTTCTGCGAGGAGGATCTTATATTGATACAGTAGATGGTAAAAACAACCACAAAGTTACAGTCACTACAAG
- the LOC138052080 gene encoding uncharacterized protein, with protein MGKTKGKRRASQKQTKEPAPQRGFKEALVAEMRSLGFDGDFFARNLDQSIERSTRRGKGPRRTRYIQYCTWAHALMRKEIGPEDAEFAFPEVVLDYIRHIAPGDIKGEIREDAYKVSLQDFYSAIDLPRLTDESSHP; from the exons ATggggaaaacaaaaggaaagcgacGTGCTTCGCAAAAACAAACGAAGGAGCCAGCGCCGCAGCGCGGGTTCAAGGAGGCACTCGTTGCGGAGATGAGATCTCTTGG GTTCGATGGTGACTTCTTTGCTCGCAACCTTGACCAAAGCATTGAGCGTAGTACAAGACGCGGTAAAGGGCCTCGTCGCACCAGATATATCCAGTATTGTACCTGGGCACATGCGTTGATG CGAAAAGAAATCGGACCAGAAGATGCTGAATTTGCATTTCCAGAGGTGGTGTTGGACTATATAAGACATATTGCTCCTGGAGACATCAAAGGGGAAATCAGAGAG GATGCTTACAAAGTGTCATTGCAAGATTTCTATTCTGCCATTGATCTGCCCAGGTTGACAGATGAAAGCAGTCATCCTTAA
- the LOC138052077 gene encoding inactive C-alpha-formylglycine-generating enzyme 2-like isoform X1 — protein MTLGDLFLLIFLLVIKSLSSAASDDYNAAITLFGGKFRMGSSTADRKRGELPVRTESVKPFVIDKYPVTNENFRKFVRAMKFKTEAERFGWSFVFHTFVPNEVRTKITQSVPGAPWWLPVEHAYWRQPGGPGTSIKEKMSYPAVHISYNDAKAYCEWMGKRLPTEAEWEFAVRGELIGKDYPWGSEYQKNRMNIWEGHFPDENTEEDGYVGVAPVDAFPAQNELGIHDMLGNAWEWVSDEFKEKGRERKYVLRGGSYIDTVDGKNNHKVTVTTRMGNTADAGCDNITFRCARTVSKDEL, from the exons ATGACGCTTGGCGATTTGTTCCTTCTAATTTTCTTACTGGTGATAAAAAGCCTTTCTTCCGCGGCCAGTGACGATTACAATGCGGCTATCACACTGTTTGGGGGCAAATTCCGCATGGGAAGCTCGACTGCAGATAGAAAGCGAGGGGAATTGCCCGTGAGGACTGAAAGCGTAAAACCATTCGTGATCGACAAATACCCAGTCACCAATGAAAACTTCCGGAAATTTGTTCGCGCCATGAAGTTTAAAACGGAAGCAGAGAGATTTGGATGGAGTTTTGTCTTTCATACCTTTGTGCCCAATGAAGTGAGGACGAAGATTACACAATCTGTTCCG GGTGCCCCTTGGTGGTTACCAGTTGAGCATGCTTACTGGAGGCAG ccAGGGGGTCCTGGTACATCCATAAAAGAGAAGATGTCATATCCTGCTGTGCACATCAGTTACAATGATGCTAAGGCTTATTGTGAATGGATGGGAAAGAGATTGCCTACAGAGGCAGAGTGGGAATTTGCTGTTAGAGGAGAATTAATAG GAAAGGATTATCCTTGGGGTTCTGAATACCAAAAGAATCGCATGAACATCTGGGAG GGTCATTTTCCAGATGAAAATACTGAAGAAGATGGTTATGTTGGAGTTGCTCCAGTGGATGCTTTCCCTGCACAAAATGAATTAG GAATACATGACATGTTAGGAAATGCCTGGGAGTGGGTCTCTGATGAATTTAAAGAGAAAGGAAGAGAGAGAAAGTATGTTCTGCGAGGAGGATCTTATATTGATACAGTAGATGGTAAAAACAACCACAAAGTTACAGTCACTACAAG
- the LOC138052078 gene encoding adenosine receptor A2b-like, whose amino-acid sequence MSDQETIAVVNAILNGPFVVVSIFANALVLTAVRRTPAMKSRPSMFILCSLALSDLLVGLIAQPIYIAKELSKDPSLQKIWNTLGNSLCGVSMGLITAKSIDRFMAVHYHLRYSALVTISRTRFTVAIIWCVSFALSGVYFWHIFWYEILVIMNTGICLFISTFSYVGIYRVVRRHYFRMRTQNAAVDVDGNENLRMKQLVKSTVNTFVFHISMLACYFPMYILLFLYSASSSYNLWRKEWNFSVTLLLVNSSVNPFLYYWRLRDLRLAIKEIINMLLCRRTPAVNSTSIKP is encoded by the coding sequence ATGTCTGATCAAGAAACCATTGCCGTCGTGAATGCTATCCTGAATGGcccatttgttgttgtttcaatttttgccAACGCATTGGTGTTAACCGCCGTACGAAGAACTCCAGCTATGAAGTCTCGACCGTCGATGTTTATTCTCTGTAGTCTTGCGCTTTCAGATCTGTTGGTTGGACTAATTGCTCAACCGATCTACATTGCAAAGGAACTCTCCAAAGATCCTTCGTTGCAAAAAATTTGGAATACATTGGGCAACAGCCTATGTGGTGTCTCGATGGGGCTAATAACGGCTAAAAGTATAGATCGTTTCATGGCGGTCCACTACCATCTGCGATATTCAGCCTTAGTGACAATATCCAGAACCAGGTTTACGGTCGCTATTATTTGGTGTGTCAGCTTTGCTTTGTCCGGTGTCTACTTTTGGCATATCTTTTGGTATGAGATTTTAGTAATTATGAACACAGGCATCTGCCTTTTCATTTCCACATTCTCCTACGTCGGCATCTACCGAGTCGTTCGCCGGCACTATTTCCGTATGCGGACTCAAAATGCAGCTGTCGATGTTGACGGAAATGAAAACTTGCGTATGAAACAACTTGTAAAAAGTACTGTGAACACATTCGTGTTTCACATTTCTATGTTGGCTTGCTACTTTCCTATGTATATTCTACTGTTTCTTTATTCAGCCAGCTCCTCGTACAACCTTTGGAGAAAGGAATGGAATTTTTCTGTGACTCTCCTTTTAGTAAATTCTTCTGTTAATCCATTTTTGTACTACTGGAGACTTCGCGACCTTCGATTGGCTATCAAGGAGATAATTAACATGTTGCTTTGCAGAAGAACGCCAGCTGTCAACTCAACGTCAATTAAGCCTTAA